The Bdellovibrionales bacterium genome segment AGGACAGATACTTTCGAAGGGTCGGATTGGGGCTTTAATTTCGGTAGGAGCAGGCTTTCACCCCCATTTAACCGGTCGCGAAAATATTTATTTAAATGGAACATTGATCGGGATGAATCGAGATGATATCCGGAGAATGTTCGATGAGATCGTAGATTTTGCTGATATCGGGAAATTTATCGATTCTCCCGTATCAACCTATTCTTCGGGTATGGTCGTGCGGTTGGGATTTGCTATATCTATCCATTCCAATCCTGATGTCCTTATTGCGGATGAAGTGCTTGCTGTTGGGGATCTTGGATTTGCGTTAAAATGCCATAAAAGGATCGCTGACTATCAGGCGAAGGGTGGGGCCATTGTTTTAGTTAGTCATTCGATGCAACTAGTTCGTAATGTCTGCCGAAACGTTTTATGGCTTGATCAAGGAAAAGTGAAGCTTGAGGGTGAATCGAGAGATGTTTGCTCGAGTTTTGAAACCTATATGCTTAACAAGGCAGTTTCAGGGATAGAGAAATCAGGAACTAGAGTCATAAGCAATGATCCGACGTGTACGATTGCGGCAGTGAAAATCGACGGAAAAGCCTTGCCCGAAGTTGACTGGGACCAAACGAAACCCTTGGACATAATTATCAAAATTCGGTCTCAGCGAAGGATAATTGGACCCCTGATTAATTTTTCATTATTTACGGTTGATGGAGTAATTATTGTTACTTCTTATAGTCAAATTGATGGCAATTTGCCTGACTTGATTGTGGGAGAGAAAATCGTGGGGATCACTTTAGGGAAAATTGGATTGCAGCCTGGGAAGTATTTCTTAACTTTAGTAC includes the following:
- a CDS encoding ABC transporter ATP-binding protein; translated protein: MEQVISVENISKKFSYTLRRGLFLAARDMARKAVSRKPKRNELRPGEFWAFKDISFELSAGGAIGIVGENGAGKSTLLRVLTGIYPPDTGQILSKGRIGALISVGAGFHPHLTGRENIYLNGTLIGMNRDDIRRMFDEIVDFADIGKFIDSPVSTYSSGMVVRLGFAISIHSNPDVLIADEVLAVGDLGFALKCHKRIADYQAKGGAIVLVSHSMQLVRNVCRNVLWLDQGKVKLEGESRDVCSSFETYMLNKAVSGIEKSGTRVISNDPTCTIAAVKIDGKALPEVDWDQTKPLDIIIKIRSQRRIIGPLINFSLFTVDGVIIVTSYSQIDGNLPDLIVGEKIVGITLGKIGLQPGKYFLTLVLSEGSYSNVIEWHERAYVVNVQGQRRYSDGILAEKVSWNSSPND